A region of Streptomyces sp. NBC_01267 DNA encodes the following proteins:
- a CDS encoding aminoglycoside phosphotransferase produces the protein MRLHWNDLPAGTRDAVAARTGPVHAATTVGRGLNSEIAATLSTGGGRVFVKGLRCDHPRVWTQQREAVINPYVAPLAPRLVWRIDDGEWNLLGFEYLDGRPADYKPGSADLPLIADVITALSAIRAPADIELKQIEDRFADYLDNSDDARQLSGNTLLHTDWTPDNVLIVDGVARVVDWAWPTRGAAWIDAACWAVWLIASGHTPHDAEAWAARTPGWAGANARALDVFTIAQQRLWSSIAADAPDVSWKRGLADAAACWAAYRRGGRKEL, from the coding sequence ATGAGACTGCACTGGAACGACCTCCCCGCAGGCACCCGCGACGCTGTCGCTGCCCGTACCGGCCCTGTCCATGCGGCGACGACCGTGGGCAGGGGCCTCAACAGCGAGATCGCCGCAACCCTGAGTACCGGCGGCGGACGCGTCTTCGTCAAGGGCCTGCGCTGCGACCATCCCCGTGTCTGGACCCAGCAGCGCGAAGCTGTCATCAACCCGTACGTTGCCCCGCTCGCTCCACGGCTCGTCTGGCGGATCGACGACGGTGAATGGAACCTACTCGGCTTCGAGTACCTCGACGGCCGCCCGGCCGACTACAAGCCGGGCTCCGCCGACCTTCCCCTCATCGCCGACGTGATCACTGCGCTTTCCGCCATCCGCGCTCCGGCGGATATCGAACTGAAGCAGATCGAAGATCGCTTCGCCGACTATCTCGACAACTCCGACGACGCCCGGCAGCTGAGCGGCAACACGTTGCTGCACACCGACTGGACGCCGGACAACGTTCTGATCGTCGACGGCGTTGCCCGCGTGGTCGACTGGGCCTGGCCGACTCGGGGAGCCGCCTGGATCGACGCCGCGTGCTGGGCGGTCTGGCTCATCGCCTCCGGCCACACTCCTCACGATGCAGAAGCGTGGGCTGCGAGGACTCCGGGCTGGGCCGGCGCGAACGCGCGCGCCCTCGATGTGTTCACCATCGCTCAACAACGGCTGTGGAGCAGCATCGCGGCGGACGCCCCCGACGTTTCCTGGAAGCGTGGCCTGGCCGACGCGGCTGCCTGCTGGGCCGCCTACCGGCGCGGCGGACGAAAGGAACTGTGA
- a CDS encoding radical SAM protein codes for MKIPAHRYLELQQAAMSDAEVPTWLHRPVQDRWGLDLGRSAADTVLLVRDPSPYGHGRASYELNLGCNWACKHCYLGLKEFAGLDWPERERLLYALRDAGVVWLQVTGGEPTIDPHFAAVYSLAYDLGMMVEVLTNGSRLHNPLILDLLTVRRPYRLTLSVYGATEQSYDGLTQRRGAWKQFTRGLDAAYEAGLPLELTVIVTEDSVHEVEAMHALGERYGAVTREYSHMSPTIYGGAESLPSQATAYLGKRKPFTGCDAGHTSLHVDPHGMASVCKVSRDHSIPLVTEGVAGLSRLGHVADRALGRQGGCAGCTLSESCSTCMPLAALYRKANAPLSRYCQHKDKEGR; via the coding sequence ATGAAGATCCCGGCGCACCGGTACCTCGAACTCCAGCAAGCCGCCATGAGCGATGCCGAGGTCCCGACGTGGTTACACCGTCCCGTACAGGACCGGTGGGGTCTGGACCTGGGCAGATCCGCTGCGGACACCGTGCTGTTGGTGCGTGATCCTTCTCCGTACGGTCACGGCCGGGCCTCCTACGAGCTGAATCTCGGATGCAACTGGGCCTGCAAGCACTGCTATCTGGGCCTGAAGGAGTTCGCTGGTCTTGACTGGCCCGAGCGGGAGAGGCTCCTGTACGCGCTCCGGGACGCGGGTGTCGTCTGGCTCCAGGTCACCGGCGGCGAACCCACCATCGACCCGCACTTCGCAGCGGTCTACTCGCTCGCCTACGACCTCGGCATGATGGTTGAGGTCCTCACCAACGGCTCCCGTCTCCACAACCCGCTGATCCTAGATCTCCTCACCGTCCGCCGTCCCTACCGGCTGACGCTCAGTGTCTATGGCGCCACCGAGCAGAGCTACGACGGTCTCACCCAGCGGCGCGGTGCCTGGAAGCAGTTCACGCGCGGGCTGGACGCGGCGTACGAGGCCGGGCTGCCGCTGGAGCTGACTGTCATCGTTACCGAGGACAGCGTGCACGAGGTCGAGGCGATGCATGCCCTCGGCGAGCGGTACGGCGCAGTAACGCGCGAGTACTCACACATGTCACCCACCATCTACGGCGGAGCGGAGTCCCTGCCCTCCCAGGCGACGGCCTACCTGGGCAAACGGAAGCCCTTCACCGGCTGCGACGCCGGCCATACCTCGCTGCATGTGGACCCCCACGGCATGGCCAGCGTCTGCAAGGTCTCCCGCGACCACTCGATCCCTCTGGTGACCGAAGGGGTCGCGGGGCTGTCCCGGCTCGGTCACGTCGCCGACCGGGCGCTGGGGCGCCAGGGCGGCTGCGCGGGCTGCACGCTCAGTGAGTCGTGCAGCACCTGCATGCCGCTGGCGGCCTTGTACCGCAAGGCCAATGCGCCCTTGAGTCGCTACTGCCAGCACAAGGACAAGGAAGGGAGGTGA
- a CDS encoding transcriptional regulator, producing the protein MTSPNTDLARWLERSGMSNKELARRVKVAAQMWDQPHIQTDATAVRRWLNGLKPRQPVPGIIADVISASVGFRVTAYDLGFAEGGTADRSLAYNSSFAVTVEVVADLGRADVDRRKFLAAAPFTAVAAVGPSRDWLLNTIDQHPDPGPHVRLEDVTAVKNMFGEFQKMDVLQGGGSGRLILAAYMNQHVYPLLRRTHSDEVRRALCEATAEQTYLLGWMAYDSGEHGTAQRYLIQSLRLAEESQNAALGAHVLAGMADQATLLGDPAEGRRLAQAGRAGLGKNTSPACLADLWALEARALAKLGDKSDAARAVAQSEAAYGRVRLEDEQEWAAFIDPAYLHGEHASTFRDLGQAETAEQHARQSIDHARKQRRARRGAMSQAALAVSHLQRRDLEAAHSAGLRALSLSRRVKSSRCVESIQDLQRRMEPFGTHRLVADFNERARELVAAA; encoded by the coding sequence ATGACGTCACCGAACACAGATCTGGCCCGGTGGCTGGAGCGCTCCGGCATGAGCAACAAGGAATTGGCCCGTCGGGTCAAAGTCGCAGCTCAGATGTGGGACCAGCCGCATATTCAGACGGATGCCACGGCGGTCAGGCGCTGGCTGAACGGCCTCAAGCCACGCCAGCCGGTGCCCGGGATCATCGCCGACGTGATCTCGGCGAGCGTCGGATTTCGGGTCACCGCGTACGACCTCGGATTCGCCGAGGGCGGCACGGCGGATCGTTCGCTCGCCTACAACTCATCTTTCGCCGTTACGGTGGAAGTCGTTGCCGACTTGGGGAGAGCAGACGTGGACCGTCGAAAATTCCTCGCAGCGGCGCCTTTCACCGCGGTAGCGGCTGTCGGGCCCTCGCGCGACTGGCTACTCAACACCATTGATCAACATCCGGACCCTGGACCGCACGTACGCCTCGAAGACGTCACCGCGGTGAAGAACATGTTCGGCGAGTTCCAGAAGATGGATGTACTCCAGGGCGGCGGCTCGGGCCGTCTTATCCTCGCCGCGTACATGAATCAGCACGTCTACCCGCTCCTGCGCCGAACGCATTCTGACGAGGTACGGCGGGCACTGTGCGAAGCAACGGCCGAGCAGACTTACCTTCTCGGATGGATGGCGTACGACTCGGGTGAACACGGAACAGCACAGAGGTACTTGATCCAATCGTTGCGCCTGGCGGAGGAGTCGCAGAACGCGGCGCTCGGCGCGCACGTCCTGGCGGGCATGGCAGACCAGGCAACGCTGCTGGGCGACCCGGCGGAAGGACGACGGCTCGCGCAGGCGGGTCGGGCCGGGCTGGGCAAGAACACCTCCCCCGCGTGCCTCGCCGACCTGTGGGCCCTGGAAGCCCGTGCGCTGGCGAAGCTCGGTGACAAGTCCGACGCTGCTCGTGCCGTGGCACAGTCAGAGGCGGCGTACGGCCGTGTGAGGCTTGAGGACGAGCAGGAGTGGGCGGCATTCATCGATCCCGCCTATCTGCATGGCGAGCATGCGAGCACGTTCCGGGATCTCGGACAGGCCGAGACCGCCGAGCAGCACGCACGCCAGTCCATCGACCACGCCCGTAAACAGCGTCGAGCCCGCCGTGGTGCGATGTCGCAGGCCGCGCTCGCTGTCTCGCACTTGCAGCGGCGCGACCTTGAGGCGGCGCACTCGGCGGGCCTGCGGGCACTCTCACTCTCACGACGGGTGAAGAGTTCTCGGTGCGTGGAGTCCATTCAGGACTTGCAGCGCCGTATGGAACCGTTCGGGACACATCGGCTGGTCGCCGACTTCAACGAACGGGCACGCGAACTGGTCGCCGCAGCGTAG
- a CDS encoding alpha/beta hydrolase, with amino-acid sequence MPTYTRKGLVLALSAVAVTTTLTTTATATTGAADALPVARAGTAAPVPALAWHPCAQPGGPADQECAQLPVPLDYRHPDGPQIDLAVSRLRSDHPAARRGTLLVIPGGPGSSGVQRLTQKGAALRGQLAGAYDIVSLDPRGVGGSTKASCGLDAGDRLLTTLRSWPAPNGDITENVARSRRTAEACDRNGGAVLRSLTTVNEARDIDRFRQALGEQKLSAWGVSYGTYVAAVYAQKFPEHTDRWVLDSSGDPDPSRVERGWLANMAVGAEDRMPDFAAWAADPARDEDHLRLAQHASEVRPLILSLARTLDREPKQSSTPDVRLTGNMLRQALQNALYDDSSFTRLAGLVQAAQDPARTPDLTPDLTQPLSDEDAAVMIGVICNDVSWPGSVASYQKTVATDRAQHPLTAGMTANITPCAFWKDAPTDAPTRITDHGPSNVLMIQNLRDPATPYTGALKMREAFGARARLVSVDHGGHGSYLGNGNACGDRAVTDFFTTGVRPAGDAYCAD; translated from the coding sequence ATGCCTACTTACACCCGCAAGGGACTCGTCCTGGCGCTCTCCGCCGTAGCCGTCACCACCACCCTGACCACGACAGCCACCGCGACCACCGGCGCCGCCGACGCCCTCCCGGTGGCCCGCGCAGGCACCGCCGCCCCGGTCCCCGCCCTCGCCTGGCACCCCTGCGCCCAGCCCGGCGGTCCCGCCGACCAGGAGTGCGCGCAATTGCCCGTACCCCTCGACTACCGCCACCCGGACGGCCCGCAGATCGACCTCGCCGTGTCCCGCCTGCGCAGCGACCACCCGGCAGCGCGCCGGGGCACCCTGCTGGTGATCCCCGGCGGCCCAGGCTCGTCCGGGGTGCAGCGGCTGACGCAGAAGGGGGCAGCGCTGCGGGGGCAGTTGGCGGGTGCGTACGACATCGTCAGCCTGGACCCACGCGGGGTGGGCGGCAGTACGAAGGCGAGCTGCGGCCTCGACGCGGGCGACCGGCTGCTGACCACCCTCCGCTCCTGGCCCGCGCCGAACGGCGACATCACGGAGAACGTCGCCCGCTCCCGGCGTACCGCCGAGGCCTGCGACCGCAACGGGGGCGCCGTACTCCGCAGCCTCACCACCGTGAACGAGGCCCGCGACATCGACCGCTTCCGCCAGGCGCTGGGCGAGCAGAAACTGTCGGCGTGGGGTGTGTCGTACGGGACGTACGTGGCGGCGGTGTACGCCCAGAAGTTCCCGGAGCACACGGACCGTTGGGTGCTGGACAGCAGCGGCGACCCCGACCCCTCGCGCGTGGAGCGGGGCTGGCTGGCGAACATGGCGGTCGGCGCGGAGGACCGTATGCCCGATTTCGCGGCCTGGGCGGCCGACCCGGCCAGGGACGAGGATCACCTCCGGCTGGCTCAACACGCCTCCGAGGTAAGGCCGTTGATCCTCTCCCTGGCCCGGACCCTGGACCGTGAACCGAAGCAGTCGAGCACGCCGGACGTCCGCCTGACCGGCAATATGCTGCGCCAGGCGCTCCAGAACGCGCTCTACGACGACAGTTCCTTTACTCGACTGGCCGGCCTCGTCCAGGCGGCCCAGGACCCGGCCCGCACCCCGGACCTGACCCCCGACCTCACCCAGCCGCTGTCGGACGAGGACGCGGCGGTGATGATCGGGGTGATCTGCAACGACGTGAGCTGGCCGGGGTCGGTCGCTTCGTACCAGAAGACGGTGGCCACGGACCGCGCCCAACACCCGCTCACGGCCGGGATGACGGCGAACATCACCCCGTGCGCCTTCTGGAAGGACGCCCCGACGGACGCGCCCACCAGGATCACGGACCACGGCCCCTCGAACGTCCTGATGATCCAGAACCTCCGCGACCCGGCGACCCCGTACACCGGCGCCCTGAAGATGCGCGAGGCCTTCGGCGCCAGGGCCCGCCTGGTCTCGGTCGACCACGGCGGCCACGGCTCGTACCTGGGCAACGGAAACGCCTGCGGGGACCGCGCGGTGACGGACTTCTTCACCACGGGGGTTCGGCCGGCGGGGGACGCGTACTGCGCGGACTGA
- a CDS encoding LysR family transcriptional regulator, giving the protein MADSRVDDRRPASPSLEPLLGMSPDLVRFATVARLEHLSAAAAELGTPQSTVSRSVARLEAAVGTPLFDREGRGLRLTRQGRAFLTRVQRGLEEIATGCEELRLATDMPGTVALGFLPALGSAPVPLLVSWFRTRHPQVRFQLVQDNAQGLLDRLRSGEVDFCLTSPLPDEPGITTLPVAREPLRLVVPADHRLAGRARVRLAEAEHEDFVMATSGYGLRRLVNGLCAAAGFPPRVAFEGAEIATIRGFVAAGLGVAVLPPSPVPVPGLVDLPLDDPGASRTVGLTRVTSRSRTPVVTAFMDLVTSRAQECFGEGAGV; this is encoded by the coding sequence GTGGCTGATTCGCGTGTGGACGACCGGCGTCCCGCGTCCCCGTCCCTGGAGCCGCTGCTGGGGATGAGTCCCGACCTGGTGCGCTTCGCCACGGTGGCCCGGCTGGAGCATCTCTCGGCGGCGGCGGCCGAACTGGGCACCCCGCAGTCGACCGTCAGCCGCAGCGTCGCCCGGCTGGAAGCGGCGGTCGGGACGCCCCTCTTCGACCGGGAGGGCCGTGGGCTGCGGCTGACCCGTCAGGGCCGGGCCTTCCTCACCCGGGTGCAGCGGGGCCTGGAGGAGATCGCCACGGGCTGCGAGGAACTGCGCCTGGCCACCGACATGCCGGGCACGGTCGCCCTCGGTTTCCTCCCCGCGCTGGGCTCCGCGCCGGTGCCCCTGCTGGTCAGCTGGTTCCGTACCCGCCACCCCCAGGTCCGCTTCCAGCTCGTCCAGGACAACGCCCAGGGCCTCCTGGACCGGCTGCGCAGCGGTGAGGTCGACTTCTGCCTGACCTCACCGCTGCCCGACGAACCCGGCATCACCACCCTGCCCGTCGCCCGCGAACCCCTGCGGTTGGTCGTCCCGGCGGACCACCGCCTCGCGGGTCGCGCACGGGTCCGGCTGGCGGAGGCGGAGCACGAGGACTTCGTGATGGCGACATCGGGATACGGTCTGCGCCGCCTGGTCAACGGCCTGTGCGCGGCGGCCGGGTTCCCGCCCCGGGTCGCGTTCGAGGGGGCCGAGATCGCGACGATCCGGGGCTTCGTCGCGGCGGGCCTCGGCGTCGCGGTCCTCCCCCCGTCCCCGGTACCGGTGCCCGGTCTGGTCGACCTCCCGCTCGACGATCCGGGCGCGAGCCGCACGGTGGGCCTGACCCGGGTGACGTCCCGCAGCCGCACGCCGGTCGTCACCGCCTTCATGGACCTGGTGACGAGCCGCGCCCAGGAGTGCTTCGGGGAGGGGGCAGGGGTGTGA